A window of the Nyctibius grandis isolate bNycGra1 chromosome 9, bNycGra1.pri, whole genome shotgun sequence genome harbors these coding sequences:
- the LOC137667442 gene encoding dehydrogenase/reductase SDR family member 9-like codes for MLVYVLLFLGIVSLWWHWRARDRMKVTNLTGKYIFITGCDTGFGNMAAKIFDKKGFRVFASCLTETGAKELKAVTSKQLQTVLLDVRDSDNVKKVAAWVKAEVRSEGLWGLVNNAGITGPSAPTDWLDIEHFREPIEVNLIGLINVTINMLPLIKKAKGRIVNVSSVGGRIAFSGGGYFPSKFGVEGFNDSLRRDMKAFGVKVCCIQPGLFKTALSNPAKIMKEKEVIWNELPPDIKKQYGEEYFQKDAAKKEKLSKICLNKDISSVVQCMEHALTSLHPCAHYVVGQDAKLFWNPLSRMPTIIQDFLLLQNRAELAVSHAK; via the exons ATGCTTGTCTATGTATTACTCTTTCTTGGCATTGTCTCTCTGTGGTGGCATTGGAGAGCAAGAGACAGGATGAAGGTTACAAATCTCActggaaaatatatattcatcACTGGATGTGACACAGGATTTGGAAATATGGCAGCAAAGATTTTTGATAAAAAGGGATTCCGTGTTTTTGCCAGCTGTCTGACTGAAACAGGAGCCAAAGAGCTAAAAGCTGTGACCTCGAAGCAGCTTCAGACAGTGCTGCTAGATGTGAGAGATTCAGACAATGTTAAGAAAGTGGCTGCATGGGTCAAAGCTGAAGTTCGGTCAGAAG gtcTCTGGGGACTTGTCAATAATGCTGGGATTACGGGGCCATCAGCTCCTACAGACTGGTTGGATATTGAGCACTTTAGAGAACCAATTGAAGTTAATTTAATTGGACTCATAAATGTTACAATAAATATGCTTCCCTtgataaaaaaagcaaagggacGGATAGTAAATGTGTCCAGCGTTGGAGGTCGCATAGCATTCAGTGGTGGAGGCTATTTTCCTTCAAAGTTTGGGGTAGAAGGATTTAATGACAGCTTAAG GAGAGATATGAAAGCTTTTGGAGTTAAGGTTTGTTGCATTCAACCTGGACTGTTCAAAACAGCATTATCCAATCCAGCAAAGATTATGAAAGAGAAGGAGGTTATTTGGAATGAGCTTCCCCCTGATATAAAAAAGCAATATGGAGAggagtattttcagaaag AtgcagcaaagaaagagaagctATCCAAGATCTGTCTTAACAAGGACATCTCATCAGTTGTTCAGTGCATGGAGCATGCCCTAACAAGCCTCCATCCATGTGCCCATTACGTGGTTGGGCAGGATGCTAAGCTGTTTTGGAATCCCCTCTCAAGAATGCCAACAATTATACAAGACTTCCTACTGCTGCAGAACAGAGCAGAGCTTGCAGTTTCCCATGCAAAGTAA